In Chiroxiphia lanceolata isolate bChiLan1 chromosome 2, bChiLan1.pri, whole genome shotgun sequence, a single genomic region encodes these proteins:
- the CD2 gene encoding T-cell surface antigen CD2 — MNFERIFLVKCLLLLFSSVKCSVVNRLYKAVNETVLLNITAPGSIYHAIWQREGQRLVQLKDNDVKYFVNKDQCRCKILQNGTLQIRQVVKGDSGNYTVTVHERDGKWKAEEKTSFFVQEPVPQPILSTECMNKTVSVKCEVDHKAKGEEFTIELTQPSGRKIQKSAAMLELQTRHSGTFRCAVKNQVSEKMVEKAIKCSGKLDLYLILSIAGGALVFVIFVIWLIYCIRRRKAKRREGDDEQRMMQTLPAESDRAMRELPPTPYAPTPKQVRVQQRPLPQPQGQQQPQPPRPRPRAQPRTANHPKERP, encoded by the exons ATGAACTTTGAGAGGATTTTCCTAGTCAAGtgcttgctgcttttattttccagtgtaaaAT GCTCTGTCGTCAACCGGCTTTACAAGGCAGTGAATGAGACGGTTCTTCTCAACATCACTGCTCCTGGGAGCATATACCATGCCATATGGcagagagagggacagaggCTGGTTCAGCTCAAAGATAACGATGTTAAGTACTTTGTGAACAAGGACCAGTGCAGGTGTAAGATACTCCAAAATGGGACTCTGCAAATACGTCAGGTGGTGAAAGGGGACAGTGGAAATTACACAGTGACTGTTCATGAGCGGGATGGAAAAtggaaggcagaagaaaagacaagCTTCTTTGTTCAGG agCCGGTCCCTCAGCCAATCCTTAGCACTGAATGCATGAATAAAACTGTATCTGTCAAGTGTGAAGTGGACCACAAGGCTAAAGGTGAAGAATTTACTATAGAACTGACTCAACCTAGTGGCAGAAAAATCCAAAAGAGTGCAGCCATGTTGGAATTGCAGACACGGCATTCTGGGACATTCAGATGTGCTGTTAAGAACCAAGTCAGTGAAAAAATGGTTGAAAAAGCAATTAAGTGCTCAG GCAAGCTGGACCTTTATCTCATCTTAAGCATAGCGGGCGGTGCACTCGTTTTTGTCATCTTTGTGATTTGGCTTATTTATTGTatcaggaggaggaaagcaaaaaggCGTGAAGGTGATG ATGAGCAGCGGATGATGCAGACCCTGCCGGCGGAGAGCGACAGGGCGATGCGGGAGCTGCCCCCGACGCCCTACGCTCCCACCCCGAAGCAGGTGCGGGTGCAGCAGCGGCCGCTGCCGCAGCcccaagggcagcagcagccacagcccccgcggccccggccccgcgctcaGCCCCGGACTGCGAACCACCCGAAAGAAAGACCTTAA